The following proteins are co-located in the Micromonospora coriariae genome:
- a CDS encoding ATP-binding cassette domain-containing protein, which yields MSKATRTDTQPPAPHIADSHDLIRVHGARVNNLKDVSIEIPKRRLTVFTGVSGSGKSSLVFSTIAAESQRMINETYSAFLQGFMPTLARPEVDVLDGLTTAIIVDQQRMGGDVRSTVGTATDANAMLRILFSRLGKPHIGSPQAFSFNVASISGAGAVSIERGGKTVKERRSFTITGGMCPRCEGRGSVSDIDLTQLYDDSKSLSEGAFTIPGWKSDSFWTVRVYAESGFVDPNKPIRDYTKKELHDFLYKDPVKVKVDGVNLTYEGLIPKIQKSFLSKDKEALQPHIRAFVDRAVTFTTCPECDGTRLSEAARSSTIDGINIADACAMQISDLADWVSSLNEPSVAPLLAALRHTLDSFVEIGLGYLSLDRPSGTLSGGEAQRTKMIRHLGSSLTDVTYVFDEPTIGLHPHDIQRMNDLLLRLRDKGNTVLVVEHKPEAIAIADHVVDLGPGAGTAGGTVCFEGTVDGLRASDTVTGRHLDDRVALKDTVRKPTGTLEIRGATAHNLQNVDVDIPLGVLCVVTGVAGSGKSSLVHGSIPAGEGVVSVDQGAIRGSRRSNPATYTGLLDPIRKAFAKANGVKPALFSANSEGACPTCNGAGVIYTDLGMMAGAATTCEECEGKRFQASVLEYHLGGRDISEVLAMSVTEAEKFFGSGEARTPAAHAILERLADVGLGYLSLGQPLTTLSGGERQRLKLATHMAEKGGVYVLDEPTTGLHLADVEHLLGLLDRLVDSGKSVIVVEHHQAVMAHADWIIDLGPGAGHDGGRIVFEGTPADLVAARSTLTGQHLAAYVGA from the coding sequence ATGAGCAAGGCCACGAGGACGGACACGCAGCCGCCTGCGCCGCACATTGCCGACAGCCACGACCTGATCCGGGTGCACGGCGCGCGCGTGAACAACCTCAAGGACGTCAGCATCGAGATCCCGAAGCGCAGGCTGACCGTCTTCACCGGCGTCTCCGGCTCCGGCAAGAGCTCCCTGGTGTTCAGCACGATCGCCGCCGAGTCGCAGCGGATGATCAACGAGACCTACAGCGCCTTCCTGCAGGGCTTCATGCCGACGCTGGCGCGGCCCGAGGTCGACGTGCTCGACGGCCTGACCACCGCCATCATCGTCGACCAGCAGCGGATGGGCGGCGACGTCCGCTCCACCGTCGGCACCGCCACCGACGCCAACGCGATGCTACGCATCCTGTTCAGCCGGCTCGGCAAGCCCCACATCGGCTCACCGCAGGCCTTCTCCTTCAACGTCGCCTCGATCAGCGGCGCGGGCGCGGTCAGCATCGAACGCGGCGGAAAGACAGTGAAGGAGCGCCGCAGCTTCACCATCACCGGCGGCATGTGCCCGCGCTGCGAAGGACGCGGCTCGGTCTCCGACATCGACCTCACCCAGCTCTACGACGACTCCAAGTCCCTCTCCGAGGGCGCCTTCACCATCCCCGGCTGGAAGTCGGACAGCTTCTGGACCGTCCGGGTCTACGCCGAGTCGGGCTTCGTCGACCCGAACAAGCCGATCCGCGACTACACCAAGAAGGAACTCCACGACTTCCTCTACAAGGACCCGGTCAAGGTGAAGGTCGACGGCGTCAACCTCACCTACGAAGGACTGATCCCGAAAATCCAGAAGTCGTTCCTGTCCAAGGACAAGGAAGCGCTCCAGCCACACATCCGGGCGTTCGTCGACCGGGCCGTCACCTTCACCACCTGCCCCGAGTGCGACGGCACCCGCCTCAGCGAGGCGGCGCGCTCCTCGACGATCGACGGGATCAACATCGCCGACGCCTGCGCGATGCAGATCAGCGACCTCGCCGACTGGGTCAGCAGCCTCAACGAGCCGTCGGTCGCGCCGCTGCTCGCCGCGCTGCGCCACACCCTCGACTCGTTCGTCGAGATCGGGTTGGGCTACCTCTCGCTCGACCGGCCGTCGGGCACCCTGTCCGGTGGCGAGGCGCAGCGCACGAAGATGATCCGCCACCTCGGCTCGTCACTGACCGACGTCACCTACGTCTTCGACGAGCCCACCATCGGCCTGCACCCCCACGACATCCAGCGGATGAACGACCTGCTGCTGCGGCTGCGCGACAAGGGCAACACCGTCCTGGTCGTGGAACACAAGCCGGAGGCGATCGCGATCGCCGACCACGTCGTCGACCTCGGCCCCGGCGCCGGCACGGCCGGCGGCACCGTCTGCTTCGAGGGCACCGTCGACGGGCTGCGCGCCAGCGACACCGTCACCGGCCGCCACCTCGACGACCGGGTCGCCCTCAAGGACACCGTACGAAAGCCCACCGGCACGCTGGAGATCCGCGGCGCGACCGCCCACAACCTGCAGAACGTCGACGTCGACATCCCGCTCGGGGTGCTCTGCGTCGTCACCGGCGTGGCGGGCTCCGGCAAGAGCTCCCTCGTGCACGGCTCGATCCCCGCCGGTGAGGGCGTCGTCTCGGTCGACCAGGGCGCGATCCGCGGCTCGCGGCGGAGCAACCCGGCAACGTACACCGGGCTGCTCGACCCGATCCGCAAGGCCTTCGCGAAGGCCAACGGAGTCAAGCCCGCGCTGTTCAGCGCCAACTCCGAGGGAGCCTGCCCCACCTGCAACGGCGCCGGTGTCATCTACACCGACCTGGGCATGATGGCGGGCGCCGCCACCACCTGCGAAGAGTGCGAAGGCAAGCGGTTCCAGGCCTCGGTGCTGGAATACCACCTCGGCGGCCGCGACATCAGCGAGGTGCTCGCCATGTCGGTGACCGAAGCCGAGAAGTTCTTCGGCTCCGGCGAGGCGCGCACCCCCGCCGCGCACGCCATCCTCGAACGGCTCGCCGACGTGGGCCTCGGCTACCTCAGCCTCGGCCAGCCGCTCACCACGCTGTCCGGCGGCGAGCGGCAGCGGCTCAAGCTGGCCACCCACATGGCCGAGAAGGGCGGCGTCTACGTCCTCGACGAGCCGACCACCGGCCTGCACCTCGCCGACGTCGAACACCTGCTCGGCCTGCTCGACCGGCTCGTCGACTCCGGCAAGTCGGTGATCGTCGTCGAGCACCACCAGGCGGTCATGGCGCACGCCGACTGGATCATCGACCTCGGCCCCGGCGCCGGCCACGACGGCGGCCGGATCGTCTTCGAGGGCACCCCCGCCGACCTCGTCGCCGCCCGCTCCACCCTCACCGGCCAGCACCTCGCGGCCTACGTCGGCGCCTGA
- a CDS encoding pyridoxamine 5'-phosphate oxidase family protein — MTHTDTTAVELPHDQAADPRPPAQRRRDTEHRLTHDVDVWVGSASTDGAPHLVPLSFHWDGETLLLATAADTPTGRNLAATRTARLALGDTRDVSMIEGDVEVLEIDALPRERADLFAAHTGFDPGALTTAYRWFRVSPRRIQAWREVNEMPGRELMRDGRWIV; from the coding sequence ATGACCCACACCGACACCACCGCCGTCGAGCTGCCGCACGACCAGGCTGCCGACCCCCGTCCGCCCGCTCAACGTCGTCGCGACACGGAGCACCGGCTCACCCACGACGTCGACGTCTGGGTGGGCAGCGCCTCGACCGACGGTGCGCCCCACCTGGTGCCGCTGTCCTTCCACTGGGACGGCGAGACCCTGCTCCTGGCCACGGCGGCCGACACCCCGACCGGCCGGAACCTGGCGGCCACCCGGACCGCCCGGCTGGCCCTGGGCGACACCCGCGACGTGTCGATGATCGAGGGCGACGTCGAGGTCCTCGAGATCGACGCGCTGCCGCGGGAGCGGGCTGACCTCTTCGCCGCGCACACCGGCTTCGACCCGGGTGCGCTGACCACCGCGTACCGCTGGTTCCGTGTCTCCCCACGCCGCATCCAGGCGTGGCGCGAGGTGAACGAGATGCCCGGCCGCGAGCTGATGCGCGACGGCCGCTGGATCGTCTGA
- a CDS encoding VOC family protein — MDITIHSSFLPHTDPDASLAFYRDALGFEIRLDVGQGGMRWITVGPAGQPDTAIVLHPPTATPGLTDDERRTILELMAKGSYFGVNLATADLDGTFTKLAGSGAEVVQEPTEQPYGVRDCAFRDPAGNMIRIQELR, encoded by the coding sequence ATGGACATCACCATTCACTCGAGCTTCCTTCCGCACACCGACCCGGACGCCTCCCTGGCCTTCTACCGCGACGCCCTCGGCTTCGAGATCCGCCTGGACGTCGGACAGGGGGGCATGCGCTGGATCACCGTCGGCCCCGCCGGGCAGCCCGACACGGCCATCGTCCTGCACCCGCCGACCGCCACCCCGGGCCTGACCGACGACGAGCGCCGCACCATCCTCGAACTGATGGCCAAGGGCAGCTACTTCGGCGTCAACCTGGCCACCGCCGACCTCGACGGCACCTTCACCAAGCTGGCGGGCAGCGGCGCCGAGGTCGTCCAGGAGCCGACCGAGCAGCCGTACGGCGTCCGCGACTGCGCCTTCCGCGACCCCGCGGGCAACATGATCCGCATCCAGGAGCTGCGCTGA
- a CDS encoding helix-turn-helix transcriptional regulator, translating to MTSRPDEAQHLRDLARLRRVRDRIDREYAQPLDVEALARGVHMSSGHLSRQFRAAYGESPYAYLMTRRIERAMALLRRGDLSVTDVCFTVGCSSLGTFSTRFTELVGVPPSVYRARATHATAGLPACVAKQVTRPIRNREARAIEPQLA from the coding sequence GTGACCAGCAGACCTGACGAGGCGCAGCACCTGCGCGACCTCGCACGCCTGCGCCGGGTCCGCGACCGGATCGACCGGGAGTACGCCCAGCCGCTGGACGTCGAGGCGCTCGCCCGCGGCGTGCACATGTCCTCCGGGCACCTCAGCCGCCAGTTCCGGGCCGCGTACGGCGAGTCGCCGTACGCCTATCTGATGACCCGGCGCATCGAACGCGCCATGGCGCTTCTGCGCCGCGGCGACCTCAGCGTCACCGACGTCTGTTTCACCGTCGGCTGCTCGTCGCTGGGCACGTTCAGCACCCGCTTCACCGAACTGGTCGGCGTACCGCCCAGCGTCTACCGGGCCCGGGCGACGCACGCCACCGCGGGGCTGCCGGCGTGTGTCGCCAAGCAGGTCACCCGACCGATCAGGAATCGAGAAGCGCGGGCCATCGAGCCGCAACTAGCGTGA
- a CDS encoding beta-N-acetylhexosaminidase — MTTDHDEGLEVPVRRRHTMTRLLVIAALGLPFILPGAPAVAAPTAPARHLADVVPAPVETHPDARGAFRLSPLTVIRTSPGSAAAWQVGRQLADTLRPATGYPLPVLPVRSTPLPEIALVIGAAPGRVGQEGYQLDVTRHGVTIRANTPAGLFAGTQTLRQLLPAQIEASNRQRVTWTVPGGRIVDYPRFAYRGAMLDLARHFHTVDEITAYVDLLSQYKINYLHLHLTDDQGWRIQIDSWPRLTTVGGGPGTGVDGVGPGFLTKADYRAVVAYAAARHITVIPEIDMPGHTNAAQSTYPELNCDGVAPAPRTDTAVGYSSLCIGDDLTYRFVEDVIRELAAITPGPYLHIGGDEAHATTDEDYRTFMQRVLPLVAKYGKRASGWNEIMQVDPPTDVVAQFWGTGTTNADLAEAAARGNKVIMSPANRCYLDMKYDANTRLGLRWAGLIEVSDAYGWDPATRVTGVGEDAVLGVEAPLWSETLRSLDDIEYMAFPRLPAIAELGWSTAASHDWESFRARLGEQAPRWRLQGVDFYPSPQVPWL; from the coding sequence ATGACCACCGATCACGACGAAGGCCTGGAGGTACCCGTGCGTCGCCGACACACCATGACGCGGCTGCTGGTCATAGCCGCACTCGGACTGCCGTTCATCCTGCCCGGAGCCCCGGCCGTCGCCGCGCCGACCGCCCCGGCCCGCCACCTGGCCGACGTGGTCCCCGCGCCCGTCGAGACCCACCCCGACGCCCGGGGCGCATTCCGCCTGAGCCCCCTGACGGTCATCCGCACCTCGCCCGGCTCGGCCGCCGCCTGGCAGGTGGGGCGGCAACTCGCCGACACGCTGCGCCCCGCGACCGGCTACCCCCTGCCGGTGTTGCCGGTGCGCTCGACGCCGCTGCCCGAGATCGCCCTGGTCATCGGCGCAGCGCCCGGGCGCGTCGGCCAGGAGGGCTACCAGCTCGACGTCACCCGCCACGGCGTGACCATCCGGGCGAACACCCCGGCCGGGCTGTTCGCCGGCACGCAGACCCTGCGCCAACTGCTACCCGCCCAGATCGAGGCGTCCAACCGGCAACGGGTCACCTGGACCGTGCCCGGCGGACGGATCGTGGACTACCCACGCTTCGCGTACCGGGGGGCGATGCTCGACCTGGCACGGCACTTCCACACCGTCGACGAGATCACCGCGTACGTGGATCTGCTCAGCCAGTACAAAATCAACTACCTGCACCTGCACCTGACCGACGACCAGGGCTGGCGGATCCAGATCGACTCCTGGCCCCGGCTCACCACCGTCGGCGGCGGCCCGGGCACCGGAGTCGACGGCGTCGGGCCCGGGTTCCTCACCAAGGCCGACTACAGGGCCGTGGTCGCCTACGCCGCCGCGCGACACATCACCGTCATCCCCGAGATCGACATGCCCGGGCACACCAACGCCGCCCAGTCGACCTACCCCGAGCTCAACTGCGACGGCGTCGCACCGGCCCCGCGCACCGACACGGCCGTCGGCTACAGCTCGCTGTGCATCGGCGACGACCTGACCTACCGGTTCGTCGAGGACGTCATCCGCGAACTCGCCGCGATCACCCCCGGTCCGTACCTGCACATCGGCGGTGACGAGGCGCACGCGACCACGGACGAGGACTACCGCACCTTCATGCAACGGGTCCTGCCCCTGGTAGCGAAGTACGGCAAGCGCGCCTCGGGGTGGAACGAGATCATGCAGGTCGACCCGCCCACCGACGTCGTGGCGCAGTTCTGGGGCACCGGCACCACCAACGCCGACCTGGCCGAGGCCGCCGCCCGGGGCAACAAGGTGATCATGTCACCGGCGAACAGGTGCTACCTGGACATGAAGTACGACGCGAACACCCGCCTGGGGCTGCGGTGGGCCGGCCTCATCGAGGTGTCCGACGCGTACGGCTGGGACCCGGCCACCCGGGTGACCGGCGTCGGCGAGGACGCGGTCCTCGGCGTCGAGGCGCCGCTGTGGTCCGAGACGCTGCGCAGCCTGGACGACATCGAGTACATGGCCTTCCCGCGCCTGCCCGCGATCGCCGAACTGGGCTGGTCGACGGCGGCCAGCCACGACTGGGAGTCGTTCCGGGCGCGGCTGGGGGAGCAGGCACCCCGGTGGCGTCTGCAGGGGGTCGACTTCTACCCGTCGCCGCAGGTGCCCTGGCTCTGA
- the zwf gene encoding glucose-6-phosphate dehydrogenase, with the protein MHVRSDAVVLFGVTGDLVSKKLFPALYELTRRDRLDVPVIGVARSPWDDQQLVTTARKSVAEANDEIDDETFDALARNLSMISGDYADPMTYQRLAERLRGAERPIFYLAIPPAVFGSVVEGLAAAGLAERGRVIVEKPFGRDLASSHELDRTLRAAFDPERVFRIDHYLGKEAVEGLYAFRFANRLFEPLWNSEHIDNIQVTLAEGFGTEGRAGFYDTVGATRDVLQNHILQVVALIGMEPPVADTTDAFREAEVAVLRQIEPLSPESTVRGQYAGYRDEPGVRPDSNTETFVATRLTVNSRRWAGVPFYLRTGKSLPGTATEVVVEFKQPQRSLVRAEGGAEAAANLLRFRLGRGDGITMSIQAKSPGAEVASRPVDLSVDFGAALGHRQEAYERLLDDAMDGQHLRFAREETIQQEWRIVEPILDLAAPVQPYDRGTWGPADADALAGGWHAPRLR; encoded by the coding sequence ATGCACGTGCGCTCAGACGCGGTAGTGCTGTTCGGCGTCACGGGAGATCTCGTCTCGAAGAAGCTCTTCCCGGCGCTGTACGAGCTGACCCGCCGCGACCGCCTCGACGTCCCGGTGATCGGCGTGGCCCGATCCCCCTGGGATGATCAGCAGCTCGTCACCACCGCCCGCAAGTCGGTCGCCGAGGCGAACGACGAGATCGACGACGAGACCTTCGACGCGCTGGCGCGCAACCTCTCGATGATCTCCGGCGACTACGCGGACCCGATGACGTACCAGCGGCTGGCCGAGCGACTGCGGGGAGCCGAGCGTCCGATCTTCTACCTGGCGATCCCCCCGGCGGTGTTCGGCTCCGTGGTCGAGGGCCTGGCGGCGGCCGGTCTGGCCGAGCGGGGCCGGGTGATCGTGGAGAAGCCGTTCGGGCGTGACCTGGCGTCCTCCCACGAGTTGGACCGCACGCTGCGCGCGGCGTTCGACCCCGAGCGGGTGTTCCGCATCGACCACTACCTCGGCAAGGAAGCCGTCGAGGGCCTCTACGCCTTCCGGTTCGCCAACCGGCTGTTCGAGCCGCTGTGGAACAGCGAGCACATCGACAACATCCAGGTGACGCTCGCCGAGGGCTTCGGCACCGAGGGCCGTGCCGGCTTCTACGACACGGTCGGCGCCACCCGCGACGTCCTTCAGAACCACATCCTGCAGGTCGTCGCGCTGATCGGCATGGAACCGCCGGTCGCCGACACCACCGACGCGTTCCGCGAGGCGGAGGTCGCCGTGCTGCGGCAGATCGAGCCGCTGTCGCCGGAGTCCACCGTGCGGGGGCAGTACGCCGGCTACCGGGACGAGCCGGGCGTGCGGCCGGACTCGAACACCGAGACGTTCGTGGCGACCCGGTTGACGGTCAACTCCCGCCGCTGGGCGGGAGTGCCCTTCTACCTGCGCACCGGCAAGTCGCTGCCGGGAACGGCGACCGAGGTCGTGGTCGAGTTCAAGCAGCCCCAGCGCTCCCTCGTCCGGGCCGAGGGCGGAGCCGAGGCGGCCGCGAACCTGCTGCGGTTCCGGCTCGGTCGCGGCGACGGCATCACCATGTCGATCCAGGCGAAGAGCCCCGGCGCCGAGGTGGCCAGCCGCCCGGTGGACCTGTCGGTCGACTTCGGCGCGGCCCTCGGGCACCGTCAGGAGGCGTACGAGCGCCTGCTCGACGATGCGATGGACGGGCAGCACCTGCGCTTCGCCCGCGAGGAGACGATCCAGCAGGAGTGGCGCATCGTCGAGCCGATCCTGGATCTGGCGGCGCCGGTGCAGCCGTACGACAGGGGCACCTGGGGCCCGGCGGACGCCGACGCCCTCGCCGGCGGCTGGCACGCCCCGCGGCTGCGCTAG